In Candidatus Poribacteria bacterium, a single genomic region encodes these proteins:
- a CDS encoding protein-L-isoaspartate(D-aspartate) O-methyltransferase → MLFAKNYTALRREMVRNQIEARGIHSPQVLAVMRKVERHLFVKPQYLTVAYQDGALPIDADQTISQPYIVALMTDLLELTSVSKVLEIGTGCGYQTAVLAELAREVYSVEIISGLVKSAKARLGALNYRNIHLRKGDGYYGWQEHAPYDAVLVAAAPTDIPEQLIQQLKPGGRMVIPVGGSEQNLLLIRKGLQTDENSGHSLETTEIIPVRFVPMTGGLN, encoded by the coding sequence ATGCTCTTCGCCAAGAACTACACGGCACTCCGTCGCGAAATGGTTCGGAATCAGATTGAAGCGCGTGGCATTCACAGTCCGCAAGTGCTTGCTGTTATGCGGAAGGTGGAACGGCACCTTTTTGTAAAACCGCAGTACCTGACTGTGGCGTATCAGGATGGAGCGTTACCAATCGATGCTGACCAAACCATCTCGCAGCCGTATATTGTTGCGTTGATGACGGATTTGCTCGAACTCACCTCAGTTTCAAAAGTCCTTGAGATCGGGACGGGGTGTGGCTATCAAACAGCGGTGCTGGCAGAATTGGCGAGAGAAGTTTATTCTGTTGAGATTATATCCGGACTTGTCAAAAGTGCGAAAGCGCGATTAGGGGCACTCAACTATCGGAACATTCATCTCAGAAAAGGAGATGGGTATTACGGTTGGCAAGAACACGCACCTTATGATGCTGTGCTTGTCGCGGCAGCACCTACGGACATCCCTGAGCAGCTCATTCAGCAACTCAAGCCGGGTGGTAGGATGGTGATCCCTGTCGGGGGCTCTGAACAAAATCTCCTTCTAATTCGGAAAGGACTTCAAACCGATGAGAATTCGGGACACTCTCTCGAAACCACTGAGATTATCCCTGTCCGTTTTGTCCCGATGACAGGTGGACTGAATTGA
- a CDS encoding PorV/PorQ family protein, with translation MSLFPAVAAATFNNIGVGARPLGLGGAFVALADDSNAADYNAAGLGYIDDIHLGATHAQRFNGLITYNAANGVIPFGRFGSIGAGLGILAEDSEVYREQTLRLSYGNALFKQFAIGANLKLFGTSFDAANEFVVENPYFVNTSSSAVSFDLGVIAKPFQSLSLGASVENLLPADMSISDTQTDPVPLNIRAGLAYRLASIAEMSAQGAAVSNLLRGSLGSFEVASRNGEIYIRTGMEIWLNRSIAVRGGYGVKSGGSSATTLSFGGSAKLPISGTALQIDYGFQLLSGDFRDNTTQRFSLNLLL, from the coding sequence GTGTCGCTTTTTCCTGCGGTTGCCGCTGCAACATTCAATAATATTGGTGTTGGCGCGAGACCGTTAGGTTTAGGGGGCGCTTTCGTCGCACTTGCCGATGATAGCAACGCCGCGGATTACAACGCCGCAGGATTGGGTTATATTGATGATATCCATCTCGGTGCTACGCACGCACAACGCTTTAATGGACTTATCACCTACAACGCTGCCAACGGCGTTATCCCATTCGGGAGATTCGGATCGATTGGCGCGGGGCTCGGTATTTTAGCAGAAGACTCCGAAGTTTATCGTGAACAAACGTTGCGTCTCTCTTACGGAAATGCCCTTTTTAAGCAATTCGCAATCGGGGCAAATCTAAAACTCTTCGGTACCTCTTTTGACGCAGCAAACGAATTTGTCGTAGAGAATCCATATTTCGTCAATACCTCCAGTTCAGCCGTTTCTTTTGATCTCGGCGTAATCGCAAAACCTTTCCAGAGTCTGAGTCTTGGCGCGTCGGTGGAAAACTTGCTCCCCGCAGATATGAGCATATCTGACACCCAAACAGATCCGGTGCCGTTAAACATTCGCGCGGGTTTGGCGTACAGACTTGCGTCTATCGCGGAGATGAGCGCGCAAGGTGCAGCCGTCAGCAACTTGTTGAGAGGCAGTCTGGGGAGTTTTGAAGTTGCGTCTCGCAATGGCGAAATTTATATACGCACAGGAATGGAAATCTGGTTGAATCGATCCATTGCTGTTCGCGGCGGTTATGGTGTGAAAAGTGGAGGCAGTTCGGCAACGACGCTGAGTTTCGGTGGAAGTGCTAAACTTCCGATCAGTGGTACTGCCCTCCAGATCGATTATGGGTTTCAACTGCTCAGTGGGGATTTCCGAGACAATACAACACAGCGGTTCTCCCTTAATCTGTTGCTTTAA